DNA sequence from the Vicia villosa cultivar HV-30 ecotype Madison, WI linkage group LG3, Vvil1.0, whole genome shotgun sequence genome:
ATAATTATATAATCTTGGACTATAAGCTAAAAAATCGGAAGAAAATAAGAATAATGGTTAGGACATGATAATAGTTATAACCATCACGAGGCCATTCTTAGGACACTTGCACTTACATACTTTACTATACCAATATGAAAATAGAAGGGTCATTAGTTCAAAGTACACTTTGTTATTTCAAGAAtggtttaagttataagaagtgaTATATGATCTTTAATGACTAATACTCtaaacaatataagaaaataatatatatatatatatatatatatatatatatatatatatatatatatatatatatatatatatatatatatatatatatatgggacgtatcaaatgaaaactttggttattatgagaactgagaacttttaataacaaccatacgatttaaaatcaatgctcatattttcatttatgtgatatgtatttaaatcaGAATCTATCTATTAGTTATTGTCTCTTAAAGTTTGAGTGAAATCTgaagcattgattttaaatcgtatggttgttattaaaagttctcagttctcataataaccaaagttcttaTTTGATacgtctcatatatatatatatatatatatatatatatatatatatatatatatatatatatatatatatatatatatatatatatatatatatatatatatatatatatataaggtcgAACTCTAGTATCTCGACATAGATAGTTTTTTGGTTCGACCGAGTTTAAGCATGTTGTCGAAGTCTATTCACATGAGGATGTCGAAGTCATGCATGCTATCGAGATTACgttcaacaagctgatttttGATCTGGAGAATATCGAGGTTagtattgatgatgaagatcaggtgttgttattgttgtgtttTTTACCTAAGTATcttgctcacttcaaagaaactctcttgtatggaagagagtctctggcctttgaagaagttcaatcagccttgtattatAAGGATTTGAACAAATGAAAGGATCACAAGCCATCGtctgttggtgaaggtttatCCGTTAAGGGGAAATTCTTGAAGAAAGATGGCAtgtttgagaagaagaagaagggtaaaggTAAGTAGAAATATTATGAAAGTGATGCTCTTGAAATTAGGTGTTATCACTATAAGAAGGAGGGTCATACAAGAAAGGTGGGCCCTGGTCGACAAAACAGTCATGGTGAAAAGGACAATGGTAATGCAGCCACTGTAcaagatgattttgaataatCTAATGTTCTTGTAATTTCGAGCAGCGATTCTTACAAGGAATGGACAAGTGATTCAGGTTGCagttggcacatgactccaaacataGATGTGTTAGAGGAATTTTATTATCAAGATAGTGGGTCGGtgttgctgggaaacaacaaagcctgCAAAATTACATGAATTGGATCTataagattcaagctccatgatgagtcaataaattTATTGACTGATGTCAGGTATGTACCTGAtctgaagagaaatttgatttctcttggtgaactCGACAAAAAAGGATATATTTTCAAAGGAGAGAAAGGTATCCTAAGGGTAATGAAGGGGCCGAAAGAATCTTGAAATGCATCAAAAggcaaggcttgtatacccttgactGAGACTGAGGTTATAATTGGTTCAGCAGACGTGGCATCCACAAAACCTGTGTCAAAGAGTGAGTTACGACACAAGAGActtggccatgtcagtgaaagaggCTTGGtcgaattttcaaaataaaatctgatATGTGGTGACAAGATCGAAAAACTAGAGTTTTGTGAACCTTGTGTATCACTCAAATCTCGAATAAACTTTCACACTGTGACAACAATAAATAAAGTGAAAGAGCAATCAAAGGAGAAGAAATTGCAAAGATCACTAAATCAGAATTTGAAGGAAACATGGCAACTTGAATTCTCCAAGCGAGCATGAGGTTGGCTACGTGAATACAAGATAGAAAGATGTGTATTTTGCACGAGTAATCCCACTAAGAAAGCATAAGATGATCAAACGAAATGTAAAGTGGGAGAGTTTCTAATTCTGCAAAGTAAAATTTGCTGATGCTTTCTTAGAAAATTAAGGTCTTCTAAAGACACTCATCCACGCAATTAATAAAGACTTCATAATAATGTAACTCATATTCCTAAGGGAACACAATTTTGCTTAATAAAATTCTACTTACATATATCATTATAAAAGCACCAATATGGACTATCCTACGAAAGATTAAATGAATTAGTCGTTCGTGAAAGTTTGTCTCATTTCTTttctattatataaaattatcatGACATTTAGTGATCATCTCTTTTGTTGGAATTAGATATTATTAactataattatatttatgtGATAGATGATATTGATGAATGTAAATTGTTGGTTAAGAGATCAATAATCTATGATGACAATAACCAAACTCTTAACACATAAATCagtaaataaatattagtattaCTTAAATGtatgataaataaacatttacctaattgattttttaatgCGTAAATATTTTATGAATTAAGATAGTTAATCTTATTAATTACAGCTGTTaagttttttttagttaaaattgaGGTTAACTTTGTAATTTCGTaatgttaatttatatttatttttttattaaattattattatatatcttATTagccatttttattttttcttagtatatttaatttttattagttttattaatatttgttttaattatttattaatacaaGCATAACCACATCTTTTAAAAATTAACTACCCTCATTAtttctttattaatttattattaccaAAATTGAGATTAACTTTGTAATTTCATAATTCTAAGCAAAGAACCAATTTCAATTACATCCATCCGTTAATGCAAGACCACAAAATCAATCTCAAGGAATAACAAATGTATTTATTAATTCGGGAAAAGAAAATTCAACTCAAGACTTACCAAAAATTAGCAGCACCCGTTCAAGATCAACATCTCCGATTCAAGATGCAACATGATCGCAATCTTCGATCCAAGAAATCGCATTACCAAATCGCATACAAAATTTTATTCCACTGTAGGTTCCGCAGTCTCAACCATTTCTGGTTCTGCAACGGAATAGATGATATTAAGAAatcatatatttatataaaaacacatattttattcaattaatacATTTAAAACacattcaaatataattaaatattattaaaatgcgtttgaactcaaaatatttgaattatttgtgatttttaatattttttattttaaaatttaaaataagtgtTACTTatctattaaaattatttattagtttCATAAAAAATTTACTACCACTAATAACATTTATAACATTAACACTGATATTGTACGTGGATGatatattaatttattctaatttttgcgtttttttttctcttttagtaCTTCATTTACTTTTCAATTTAAATATGACAAATATTATATGAAATTTTCCTAATAAAATTATagatttattttgtatatttatttatcattaataataataatttgataaCATATTTCCATGCATCGCACAGGTAGATAACTAGTAATAAAATAGAATGACTAATCGCTCACAAAATTGGTTATATTATTAtaaagtttaatatatttttttctttaattcaatttaaattttcaCTTTAGTTTCTTATTTAATAATGCTATATTTTAGTCCTCAAAAACTATTCAATTTGTCCATTTAATTTGTTCtattaacttttaattttaaattaagttaaagAATCGTGTCACCAATTAAgccatattaataataataataattattattattattattattattattattattaggagagATATATTTACTCTAAGAATAAGTGTAGAAgatttactccaaatcttaattattgattttcattaatctaacggctttaattgatcaattaatctaattatttttagaaatatttttctatgtaaaaatttaattaaagccgttagattaatgaaaattaatggttaagattTAGAGTaagtctttattattattattattattattattattattattattattattattattattattattattattattattattattattattagaaatagAAATGGTTACATTTGAGTGGTGAGGGACAGAGTAAGAGATTGAGAAGTGTTTGATCTATTTTATGATGAGATTGGGAGTGGACCCTCCCCCTCCCCTCCAGATTGCATCTCTATTAAATCCCCGACCCCGCTTCAAATACTTTATGTCACCCTTTCTCACATTCATACTCACAGCTGGGAAACACAACCCCCTTCATCCACGTCATTAAACATCTAATATCTTCTCATATGTTATATTtgatacaaagaaaaaaaatactcatTCTTTATATATGGGTAAAATTAGGGATCATTACATATCATTgaaaaaatacattatttattctttCTTACATTATCTTATTCTTTTTTACACATCATTAAAAAATACACTATTTTATTCTTTCCTACATaacatttaaatatatttgaatGGTGTTCTCAGCTGATCAAAGATCCATCAAAATAGGCTCACTATTTCTTTCGCTCCATGGAGTTCAAAGCATAAGTATATTTCTAAGAAGATTTCAAATAGACAATCTTTAATCTTCACTTTAACTTTAAGTTCAGTTGTTGTCAGAGTGCTAACCATACAAGAATCTCATGGATCAACCGTATTGAGAATTAGCAGCACCTGTTCAAGCCAACGTCTCCGATTTAAGATGCAACATGATCGCAACCTTCAATCCAAAAAGTCGCATTATCAAATCGCGTACAAAGTTTCATTCCACCGTAGCTTCTACATTCTCAACCATTTTTAATTCTGCAACAGAATAGATGATATTAAGaaatcatatatttaaatataaacacatattttattcaaatacaTTTAAAACACATTCaaacataattaaatattattaaaatgtgtgtgaaatcaaaatatttgaattatttgtgatttttatttaaatgtgattttttaatgtcatccaaacatatttaaatacccaatattattaaacataaatatttaaataaaatttaccgTCACTTAAATCACATTTAAATATTATTcgaacatatttaataatattcatatgtatatttatcgacacattatatttaaacatataaaaCTGACACACTTAAATAAtattacaataattttttttgttgtttttatttttcagtgGTTGGTTTGCGCCTTATACGATTGATATTCATATCAACAATACGGCTGATATTCATACCTAATTAAAGGCTGATATTCATACCTTTTGAACAATGTCATAAATTATTTTCGTAAACAAATAGTCTCACAAAAACAAAACATATGTTACTAACTAAGTTTAGATAATTCAATGCATAAAAACTTATTGTATCAtagatattttagttttttacttTATATAAACATTAATTGAATTGCTTTTTTACGTATGTTCAAATAAAATAGGATTTTAAGTAAGTTAATAGGTCAATCAAGCTTTCAAAAAGATCAAGTTCGGACCTAAAAATAAACTTATGATAGATTATAGGCTAGGCTGAGGCATTGATATTTTTCAAAAGTCCGACTTATGATTGCCAAGGTCTTCGGCCCAATTTATCTTCACCCCTATTCATATCATACCTGATTGATTTTTTGATTGTCCGTCTAATACAATTTTAAGCAATGAcgtgaaatatttttaaaagagtGACTTAGTCTATGACTCGATTTAGTAATTTCTTTTGTGACATATTTTCTAAAATCAAAAAACAATTGTTCGTGATTTttagtttaaataaaaattataaaatttaattaaagttttaaaaCTTCCATGGATTGAATAAAATTTATTGGATTGAATAAGagatttgaccaaaatccataCTAAActctattttaaataatatttctgtattttaaataatttaattaatgtttttaaacaaaacaTTTAATAAAATGAGTTGGTATCCACGCGCTCCAAAAGACAGCGTGAGTAAACAAGACAGTGTTGTCACAAACAAACCTGTATGTTCCCAAAATGCCAAGTCTTATTTTATTTCAGTCAAACTCAAATAAAAACCTCATCACTCTCTCTGCATTGCATTGCTTCCATCAATCTCCAAAACCACTCACTCAAATCTCTCCCACACATCAATGTTTTCAAACTGAAACTGCCATAACATTTCACCCAAACCATAGCCCACAacattttccttttccttttccttttccacCTCCTCTTTTATTATTCTTGACTACAACATTAATGTTGTTCCACTCAATCATTATTATCATATAAATTACCAACATGTTTTCTTGATTCATTTCAAACTTTACACTTTCCAAGGCTATTGATTCAAACACATGGAGAATCAAGTGAAAGATGAAGAGTCACAACAGCATCAATTTGGTGGTGTATCAGAAGATGAGCATGTGGGGTTATTGATTCAGAAAGAGGTTTCCTTTGGGTTCAAAAAAGAtggaattttgatgtttgatgaaTCCTTGAAACGTGCTCGTTTCAATGCTATCAATTGGAttttcaaagtttgttttttttttatcccCTTTTTCTCTTTTAGCATTTCTAGCATCATTAATGAAACAGCAATTggaaaaaagttataaaaatttgatttttattttgattttaatgtttttttctttctggTTTTGGATGGTGGGAATTTACTTCAGACAACAGAAGCATTGGATTTTCACTTTCAAACTGCTTATTTGTCAGTGACTTATTTGGATCAGTTCCTTACCAAACGCAACATTGATGTAAGTTCAAATTATGATCTTCCAAATGCAACATTTAATTGATTGATTTACCTTTTTGGTTGATTTTTGTTCGATTTTATGCAGGCGGAGAAGGATTGGGCGATAAGGTTGCTATCGATTGCATGTCTTTCTCTGGCTGCaaagatggaagaatgcaatgtGCCTGAGCTATCAAGGTTTCAGTTGGAAGATTGTTATTTCTTTCAAGGAAAAGTGGTTCAAAAAATGGAACTTTTGGTTCTCACCACATTGGATTGGAACATGGGGATCATTACTCCCTTTTCATTCCTTTCTTACTTTATCAAAAGGTTCACCGATGATTCCGCGTCGAATCTTATTGTTTCCAACTCAATGCAACCTATCTTCACTGTAATTATGGAAGgtgaatcaatcatcatcacttgAATGTGTTTTCACTTTTTGATAACTTTACCGAATTTTCATCAGAATGATGTGAATTTCTTATGCAGGGTTCAATCTAATGGATCACAAACCATCTGTTATTGCAGCAGCTGCTACTTTGGTAGCATTGGATCAAACATTGACCATAGAAGATGTGAGGTTGAAAATGAATTCAATTTTGCAAATTGAACCGGTAAGTTTTTGTTTCTACTAAAATCATTGTTAGAAAAAGAACatgtttaattttattgattGACCAATAAATTTTGGCCTTTGTTTTTGACCAATAAACTTTTTGCGCTATACAGAATGATGTATTTGATTGCTACAATCTAATTCAGAGATTATATGAGGAGAAGATTAAAAGAGATGAGCATTTATATACACCGAATTCATCGGTTATCCGATCCAGGACAATTGACTATGCCGTTTCCATGTCAAAGAGAAGAAGACTGTCATTcaatgatgatgaagatggtggtgacAAGAAGGGACCACATCAAGAAGACCCCAAAACTTGAACTTTTTTGAAGTTTTAACAGTTCTATGTGAAGATTATGTATTGTCCTTTGTTACTTTTTGCTATAGTATCATATCAAGAGAGATAGAGAAAGGTTTTGATTGTTACTAGACTGAAAATAGTATTGGATTTATTGGTTGTTACCATGAGGAACAGCGAGGAAAAGGAAACTCGGGTTTTCGGATACATTTAGTAGCTGGATTGCTCAAATTAGCAGGTAAATTGAAGTGTTAATATAGTTTGATCTCACAAATAATCGCATTAGTCGTTTGGGTAGACTAAAATAATCGCCGTGATGGATGGTTGAAAAAGggtgaaagtgggaaaagaaAAACAGTGTTGGTGTGATAGGATGCATGGTTTGTGTTTCATATTAGCCATCACAATGTAAAGATTGATTGgatttgtttgaatgtttgaGACTGCTTTTAAGGCGGGACCTACCGTTTTGCCTGGCTTTCTTGtgttcatgggtcatgaaactcaGATGTTTGTTGAATCAAAAGTATTTTTCTGTTGGTTATGCTTTCAAGCTAAGTAATAGATTCAAGCTTTTTTTCAGTGTTACTGCTAGATTGTAGGAGAAATCTGTTACATCAATTTTGTTTTACATTTAAATTTGATACAGTCATCCATAATGAGTGCAAAGTGATCTGGAGATTTTAATCTGCATTACCATAAACTTTAATCTCTAATCTTAATTCTTAAACTAATCCAACCTGGGTGACATGATCCCCAACATTTGATCTATTTAAGTTGTCAATGATTATGATCTTGCATAAAATCGAGAGAGGGTAGTAAGATTATAAAACATAAGATTGTGATTGAGATCGGAAGATCTTATCCAACTATTTTTTTAAGATCAAGAGAGGTAACAAAATTGTAAAATATAAGATCGTGTAAAAAATCCTAAATAAAATTGAGGGCAATTTCTCATTCCACCCTTACTTGCTATATGGGACACATccttgaaaatttgaaaaaatttatGGATAaattcagagatgtatctccgaacgtactaaatatcattttttttgttaaaatttagttcagagatgaatctccgaattTACCCCCTAGGAAAAATTTGGAGATGTCTCTCCGAAATCACCTTTTCTccttaaaaaaatcaaacaatccCCACATTTCTTAAGAAAATtgattcagagatgcatctccgaatttttGTCTGTGTAATTTTTCCATAATCAAATTTCAAGTATTGTGGtgttttcaatccaaactaatttTAATTCgataaaaaatattgttatttGTTTCAACGATAAATAAAAACGAATAATTAAAAAACCACGTAAAGTTTAATAAAACCAAATATTATAGAAACTGAATATATATTAGTACAATCATTGTTCTTAGagtcaattaaaattaaacaattacaATCAAAATACTCTATTGTGTATTCTTAATCCTAACATTTTGGTTCCTCCTCTACCTACAGTAAGCCACGACACTCCTTGCCTCAGAAAGAATGGACTCTGCTAGGACAATCGCCTCATCTCCATCTCCCGCACATACTCCGGTCTCGATGCTCTGACGTGTAAGCCGCATAATGTTTTAACTGCGCGACAACACATCAATGACATGGCCGTCCAATGCCTGTTGATTCTCCAGGAGCTCCTCATGAGCAGGCACTACGCCAATTTTGTCTTTTAAcagcgcatctacgaaagcgcttttatgaaaagcgctgctataggattgcgttaaaaacaaaactataaacaggtaaaaaaagcgctggtaaagggggggtacgagagcgcttttaaaaagcgctggtataggtctggttaccaaagcgctttgtagaagcgctgctataggctGGTTACCAAAGCTCTTTTAGAAGCGCTGGTAAAGATGTaggttaccaaagcgcttttaaaCAGCGCTCTCGTaggttatttaaaattaaattttttaaaacaaaacattcGTAGGTTATTAAGTTTTTCAGAAATCACGATATACCAGCTTCTTCTTCCCCAAACGTAAACCTAGCTTCTCAGAAATCACGAAAATCTCTGCCTTCCACGAAATTGATTCCGAATTTCGACTATACTGTCACCATAGGAACTGGTTTACGTTGATTCCATCTCTGAATTTCGTCTTCTCCTTCACCGCCTCGCAAATGACAAACGGCTCCGTTCTGCATTCACTCGACAACATTCTTGTTTCCTTGATTCTTTACCAGGTATTCTTTACACTTATTGCTGGCCAGTATCTATGTTAGCCCTAAATATGTAGGAGAATCAAACTGTTGGACGAGCAGTGAGTTCTTGTTGGTAGAGTTTAATAGCATTTTGTACTGGAAACATATTAGGTATTTAATTCCAATGATTTCTAGCAGTGAGGTCTTGTTACAAGTTTTGAGCAAATGATAGGATTATGGATTTCATGATTAGCTTGAACTCTTGCTATTTGTTATAAAGTATTTGTAAATTTGTATTGATGGGAGTTTAGATGTGTTATAGGACTCAATTTATAGATAATGATGTGATCTAAAACTATGGATTCAATcgaatttatatattaaaaaataagaatCAAAGTCAATGATTTTTCCCAACTCATCAAGTTTCTTTGTTAAGTTATACTAGTTCCAATTCCCCACGTCTTGTTAGCTAACAAGCTAGGATGAAATGAAATAAACTATTTGGTTTGGAGTATTTTGTCAGCATGTTTGAATAAc
Encoded proteins:
- the LOC131655277 gene encoding cyclin-D5-1-like, with the protein product MENQVKDEESQQHQFGGVSEDEHVGLLIQKEVSFGFKKDGILMFDESLKRARFNAINWIFKTTEALDFHFQTAYLSVTYLDQFLTKRNIDAEKDWAIRLLSIACLSLAAKMEECNVPELSRFQLEDCYFFQGKVVQKMELLVLTTLDWNMGIITPFSFLSYFIKRFTDDSASNLIVSNSMQPIFTVIMEGFNLMDHKPSVIAAAATLVALDQTLTIEDVRLKMNSILQIEPNDVFDCYNLIQRLYEEKIKRDEHLYTPNSSVIRSRTIDYAVSMSKRRRLSFNDDEDGGDKKGPHQEDPKT